In the genome of Cupriavidus malaysiensis, one region contains:
- a CDS encoding CoA transferase, whose product MRDEASASLAGSSPSSSPSTTTATPAATGASVAERVLRDFWLATGGSEADLARLRFTGTGAAPSAFAFTDFAAGAVGAASLALAELVASTSGRWPDVAVDRRLASFWFLTSLRSQGWALPPQWDPVAGDYQAADGWIRLHTNAPHHRDAALAVLEAPVEREAVARAVARWRVDELEAAVVGRGGCAAAMRSAAAWTAHPQGRAVAAEPLLHREAAGAVARPGWALAPERPLRGIRVLDLTRILAGPVATRWLAGFGAEVLRIDPPGWEEPGTVPEVVVGKRRARLDLKQAGDRACLEQLLRGADVLVHGYRPDALARLGLDAARRRELNPALVDVSLDAYGWSGPWQGRRGFDSLVQMSSGIAEAGMRVTGSARPVPLPGQALDHATGYLLAAAALRGLTRRLATGEGGSARASLARTAGLLLAHPAAPGAPLPGRPGTLAAEGVDDLDAAIEHTSWGPAQRLRMPVTVAGTPMRWELPAGTLGSSAPEWVAR is encoded by the coding sequence ATGCGCGACGAAGCCTCCGCGAGCCTTGCCGGCTCCTCTCCTTCCTCCTCTCCTTCCACCACCACCGCCACGCCTGCCGCCACCGGCGCGTCCGTCGCCGAGCGCGTACTGCGCGACTTCTGGCTGGCCACGGGCGGCAGCGAAGCCGACCTGGCCAGGCTGCGGTTCACCGGCACCGGTGCCGCGCCTTCGGCCTTCGCCTTCACCGATTTCGCCGCCGGCGCTGTCGGCGCGGCCAGCCTGGCGTTGGCCGAGCTGGTCGCTTCGACCTCGGGCCGCTGGCCCGACGTGGCTGTCGACCGGCGCCTGGCTTCCTTCTGGTTCCTGACCTCGCTGCGGTCGCAGGGCTGGGCGCTGCCGCCGCAGTGGGACCCGGTGGCCGGCGACTACCAGGCCGCCGATGGCTGGATCCGCCTGCACACCAACGCGCCGCATCACCGCGACGCCGCGCTGGCGGTGCTGGAGGCGCCGGTCGAGCGCGAGGCGGTGGCGCGCGCGGTGGCGCGCTGGCGTGTCGACGAGCTGGAGGCGGCGGTGGTCGGGCGCGGCGGTTGCGCGGCGGCGATGCGTTCGGCCGCCGCCTGGACGGCGCACCCGCAGGGCAGGGCGGTGGCGGCCGAGCCGCTGCTGCACCGCGAGGCCGCCGGCGCGGTGGCCCGGCCGGGCTGGGCGCTGGCGCCCGAGCGTCCGCTGCGCGGCATCCGCGTGCTGGACCTGACCCGCATCCTGGCCGGTCCGGTGGCCACGCGCTGGCTGGCCGGTTTCGGCGCCGAGGTGCTGCGCATCGATCCGCCGGGCTGGGAGGAACCGGGCACGGTGCCGGAAGTGGTGGTGGGCAAGCGCCGCGCGCGCCTGGACCTCAAGCAGGCCGGCGATCGCGCGTGCCTGGAGCAGTTGCTGCGCGGGGCCGATGTGCTGGTGCATGGCTATCGCCCGGATGCGCTGGCGCGCCTCGGACTGGATGCGGCGCGCCGGCGCGAGCTCAATCCGGCGCTGGTCGACGTTTCGCTCGATGCCTATGGCTGGAGCGGCCCCTGGCAGGGCCGGCGCGGCTTCGACAGCCTGGTGCAGATGAGCAGCGGGATCGCAGAGGCGGGCATGCGCGTGACCGGCAGCGCGCGCCCGGTGCCCTTGCCCGGGCAGGCCCTGGACCATGCCACCGGCTATCTGCTGGCGGCGGCGGCGCTGCGTGGCCTGACGCGGCGGCTGGCGACGGGGGAGGGCGGCAGCGCGCGCGCTTCGCTGGCGCGCACGGCCGGCCTGCTGCTGGCCCATCCGGCGGCGCCGGGCGCGCCGTTGCCGGGACGCCCCGGCACGCTGGCGGCGGAAGGCGTGGACGATCTCGATGCGGCCATCGAGCACACCAGCTGGGGGCCGGCACAGCGCCTGCGCATGCCGGTGACGGTGGCCGGCACGCCGATGCGCTGGGAGTTGCCGGCGGGAACGCTGGGGTCGTCGGCGCCCGAGTGGGTGGCGCGCTGA
- a CDS encoding DJ-1/PfpI family protein, giving the protein MSALVASACVRIARRRLRGLACGAALLACAAGGAAQDAASARDMAPVQAPVQAPVQAPVQAPAAAPGPASARIAPAPARPGRERPVVAVVGHNTFTELTDYVVPYGVLKLADVAEVLALGTGPGPVRLFPAFSVVPDASLAAFDARFPEGADYVVVPAVHEDDDPALLDWVRQQRAKGATVIGICDGAWVLARAGVLDGRRATGHWYSRSALARQFPRTRWVQDRRYVVDGPVVTTTGVSASVPVSLALVEAIGGRARAIEVARRLGAGGWDDAYDAAPFQLGVRDLYTAARNWLAFWRHETLGAALRPGADDVALALVADAYARTYRTQVVATAPSPAGVRLRSGLVFLPERHGAALPAPLPDAGAGLPAVPALAAALRGIAARYDDATAGFVALQLEYPEARRPIH; this is encoded by the coding sequence ATGAGCGCGCTTGTCGCGAGCGCCTGCGTCAGGATCGCGCGGCGGCGGCTGCGAGGACTGGCCTGCGGCGCCGCGCTGCTGGCCTGCGCCGCTGGCGGCGCGGCGCAGGACGCGGCGTCCGCCCGGGACATGGCGCCCGTCCAAGCGCCCGTCCAAGCGCCCGTCCAAGCGCCCGTCCAAGCGCCAGCCGCCGCGCCCGGCCCGGCCAGCGCACGCATCGCCCCCGCGCCGGCGCGTCCGGGACGGGAACGGCCGGTCGTCGCCGTGGTCGGCCACAATACCTTCACCGAACTGACCGACTACGTCGTGCCCTACGGTGTGCTCAAGCTGGCCGACGTGGCCGAGGTCCTCGCGCTGGGCACCGGGCCGGGACCGGTGCGGCTCTTCCCGGCGTTCTCGGTGGTGCCCGATGCGTCGCTGGCGGCATTCGACGCGCGCTTCCCGGAGGGCGCCGACTACGTGGTCGTGCCGGCCGTGCACGAGGACGACGATCCCGCGCTGCTGGACTGGGTGCGGCAGCAGCGCGCCAAGGGCGCGACCGTGATCGGCATCTGCGACGGCGCCTGGGTGCTGGCCCGCGCCGGCGTGCTGGACGGCCGCCGCGCCACCGGCCACTGGTATTCGCGCAGCGCGCTGGCGCGGCAGTTTCCCCGCACGCGGTGGGTGCAGGACCGGCGCTATGTGGTCGACGGCCCGGTCGTCACCACCACCGGCGTCAGCGCCTCGGTGCCGGTCTCGCTGGCACTGGTCGAAGCCATCGGCGGCCGCGCGCGCGCCATCGAGGTGGCACGCCGTCTCGGTGCCGGCGGCTGGGATGATGCCTATGACGCCGCGCCGTTCCAGCTCGGCGTGCGGGACCTGTACACGGCGGCACGCAACTGGCTGGCGTTCTGGCGGCATGAGACATTGGGCGCGGCCCTGCGCCCGGGCGCCGACGATGTTGCGCTCGCCCTGGTGGCCGATGCCTATGCGCGCACCTACCGCACGCAGGTCGTGGCGACCGCGCCATCGCCGGCCGGCGTGCGCCTGCGCAGCGGACTGGTGTTCCTGCCCGAGCGCCACGGCGCCGCACTGCCGGCGCCGCTGCCCGATGCCGGCGCGGGGCTGCCCGCCGTGCCCGCGCTCGCTGCGGCGCTGCGCGGCATCGCCGCCCGCTACGACGATGCCACGGCGGGCTTCGTCGCGCTCCAGCTCGAGTATCCGGAGGCGCGGCGGCCGATACATTGA
- a CDS encoding DJ-1/PfpI family protein: MSLPPDPRVKILALAALHRSRAAFRTFHYPAPPRSLPGPAMHAPLSIGFLLYPHLTQLDLTGPAQVFSHLPGATLHLVAKARASVPCDGGIALTPTTDFDTCPPLDILCVPGGPGTLAAMRDAPTLAWLRRQGERAAWVTSVCSGSLLLGAAGLLQGYRAACHWNYREHLARFGAVPDAARIVRDRNRVSGGGVTAGIDFALELAALTHGRDQARAITLMLEYAPAPPFDCGRPEQADAATIARAVAALDAAVARLS; encoded by the coding sequence TTGTCATTGCCGCCAGACCCGCGCGTCAAGATACTCGCCCTGGCGGCGCTGCATCGAAGCCGCGCCGCCTTCCGTACCTTCCACTACCCCGCGCCACCGCGCAGCCTTCCGGGACCCGCCATGCACGCACCGCTGTCGATCGGCTTCCTTCTCTACCCCCACCTGACGCAACTCGACCTGACCGGTCCCGCGCAGGTCTTCTCCCACCTGCCCGGCGCCACCCTCCACCTGGTCGCCAAGGCGCGCGCCAGCGTGCCCTGCGACGGTGGCATCGCGCTGACGCCCACCACCGACTTCGACACCTGCCCGCCGCTCGACATCCTGTGCGTGCCCGGTGGCCCCGGCACCCTGGCGGCCATGCGCGACGCGCCGACGCTGGCCTGGCTGCGCCGCCAGGGCGAGCGGGCCGCCTGGGTCACCAGCGTCTGCTCCGGCTCGCTGCTGCTCGGCGCGGCGGGTTTGCTGCAAGGCTATCGCGCCGCCTGCCACTGGAACTACCGCGAGCACCTGGCGCGCTTCGGCGCCGTCCCCGACGCGGCGCGCATCGTGCGCGACCGCAACCGCGTGAGCGGCGGCGGCGTGACGGCCGGCATCGACTTCGCGCTGGAACTCGCTGCGCTGACGCATGGGCGCGACCAGGCCCGAGCGATCACCCTGATGCTCGAGTACGCGCCGGCGCCGCCGTTCGACTGCGGCCGGCCGGAGCAGGCCGATGCCGCCACCATCGCGCGCGCGGTGGCGGCGCTCGACGCGGCCGTGGCGCGTTTGTCGTGA
- a CDS encoding GlxA family transcriptional regulator — protein sequence MPPKSPKPATKPATAPTPLRQVALVAFPEFQMLDIAGPADVFAMANAFHVEPAYRVTVVSAAGGPLVASNGIALHTEPVASLPARRVDTCLVAGGERDGLVASVADHALADWVRQASRHARRYGSVCTGAFALAHWGLLDAHRATTHWASAHLLQRYYGGVDVQAEALYVQDGKVWTSGGVTSGIDMCLSMVEQDLGRWVAARVAKQLILAVRRMGNQSQYSLTLEAQSGQYAELVDWLRARLDQPIDVEAMAERAGEAPRSFHRRFLKATGMTPHAFLETLRLQAARARLEAGESVKAAARAAGFGSEAHLAKAFRRRFALTPSQYRAQFGARAG from the coding sequence ATGCCACCGAAATCGCCGAAGCCAGCCACCAAGCCCGCCACCGCGCCAACGCCCCTGCGCCAGGTGGCGCTGGTCGCCTTCCCCGAGTTCCAGATGCTGGACATCGCCGGCCCGGCCGACGTGTTCGCCATGGCCAACGCCTTCCACGTGGAACCGGCCTATCGTGTCACGGTGGTCTCGGCCGCCGGCGGGCCGCTGGTGGCCTCCAACGGCATCGCGCTGCATACCGAGCCGGTCGCGTCCCTGCCGGCGCGCCGCGTCGACACCTGCCTGGTCGCCGGCGGCGAGCGCGACGGCCTGGTGGCGAGCGTGGCCGACCACGCGCTGGCCGACTGGGTGCGCCAGGCCAGCCGGCACGCGCGCCGCTACGGCTCGGTCTGCACCGGGGCCTTTGCGCTGGCGCACTGGGGCCTGCTCGACGCCCACCGCGCCACCACGCACTGGGCCTCGGCCCACCTGCTGCAGCGTTACTACGGCGGCGTCGACGTGCAGGCCGAGGCGCTCTACGTGCAGGACGGCAAGGTGTGGACCTCGGGAGGGGTGACCTCGGGCATCGATATGTGCCTGTCGATGGTCGAGCAGGACCTGGGGCGCTGGGTGGCCGCACGCGTGGCCAAGCAACTGATCCTGGCGGTGCGCCGCATGGGCAACCAGTCGCAGTATTCGCTCACGCTGGAAGCGCAGTCGGGACAGTACGCGGAGCTGGTGGACTGGCTGCGCGCCCGCCTGGACCAGCCCATCGACGTGGAGGCGATGGCGGAGCGGGCCGGCGAGGCGCCGCGCAGCTTCCACCGCCGCTTCCTCAAGGCCACCGGCATGACGCCGCACGCCTTCCTCGAAACGCTGCGCCTGCAGGCCGCGCGCGCCCGGCTGGAAGCGGGCGAGTCGGTCAAGGCCGCGGCGCGGGCCGCGGGCTTCGGCTCGGAAGCCCACCTGGCCAAGGCCTTCCGGCGCCGCTTCGCGTTGACGCCATCGCAGTACCGGGCGCAGTTCGGCGCCCGGGCCGGCTAG
- a CDS encoding tripartite tricarboxylate transporter substrate binding protein yields the protein MAVPQPFAGRLPAASTRLTHLTRLAGVCAALLGLGAAAPAAGAAEDAWPSKPIRVIVPYTPGGSTDTVARVVFEKVGERLKQTIIVENRPGANSTVGTTVAARAKGDGYTFLAVLAAYSANPSLYKSLPYKPADLKPVSHMADLPLFLFSAKQIPARSVAELVEYGRRNPGKLNFASSGTGSSAHLVGTRFAMVSKLEMTHIPYNGSAPILTDLMSGQVSMVFDPLLVPMPQARAGKINVLAVASAKRLAAAPDVPTMEEAGFPGFVMSSWTGLLAPAGTPQAVVDRMSRTIAEVVRQPEVQKRLEDLGYVAVGSTPAEFQKLIERDGARYAEIIKAGHISLD from the coding sequence ATGGCAGTACCCCAACCGTTTGCCGGCCGCCTGCCGGCCGCCAGCACCCGCCTCACCCACCTGACCCGCCTTGCCGGCGTGTGCGCCGCCCTGCTGGGCCTGGGCGCCGCCGCGCCCGCCGCCGGCGCGGCCGAGGACGCCTGGCCCAGCAAGCCCATCCGCGTGATCGTGCCCTACACCCCCGGCGGCTCGACCGATACGGTCGCGCGCGTGGTTTTCGAGAAGGTCGGCGAGCGTCTCAAGCAGACCATCATCGTCGAGAACCGGCCCGGCGCCAACAGCACCGTGGGCACCACGGTGGCCGCCCGCGCCAAGGGCGACGGCTACACCTTCCTGGCGGTGCTGGCGGCGTACTCGGCCAATCCCAGCCTGTACAAGTCGCTGCCCTACAAGCCCGCCGACCTGAAGCCCGTCAGCCACATGGCCGACCTGCCGCTGTTCCTGTTCAGTGCCAAGCAGATTCCCGCGCGCAGCGTGGCCGAGCTGGTCGAGTACGGCAGGCGCAATCCCGGCAAGCTGAATTTCGCCTCCAGCGGCACCGGCTCCAGCGCGCACCTGGTGGGCACCCGCTTCGCCATGGTCAGCAAGCTGGAGATGACCCACATTCCCTACAACGGCAGCGCGCCGATCCTGACCGACCTGATGTCGGGCCAGGTGTCGATGGTGTTCGATCCGCTGCTGGTGCCGATGCCGCAGGCTCGCGCCGGCAAGATCAACGTGCTGGCGGTGGCCTCGGCCAAGCGCCTGGCGGCGGCGCCCGACGTGCCGACCATGGAAGAGGCCGGCTTCCCGGGCTTCGTGATGAGCTCCTGGACCGGCCTGCTGGCGCCGGCGGGCACGCCGCAGGCGGTGGTCGACCGCATGTCGCGCACCATCGCCGAGGTGGTGCGCCAGCCCGAGGTGCAGAAGCGCCTGGAAGACCTGGGCTATGTGGCGGTGGGCAGCACGCCGGCGGAGTTCCAGAAGCTGATCGAGCGCGATGGCGCACGCTATGCGGAGATCATCAAGGCGGGCCACATCTCGCTCGACTGA
- a CDS encoding sigma-70 family RNA polymerase sigma factor — protein MQATGTPGTPGTASGAAEPSLHQEIRALYRDHHGWLKHWLRQRLGSAGDAADLAHDTFLRLLARDAAIVAREPRALLATVARGLVANFYRRRQIEMAYLEALAAQPEATAPDPEARALALEALVEIDRRLDGLAPAVRRAFLLSQLDGLGQAEIAAQLGVSLATVQRYLVKALHQCCFAP, from the coding sequence ATGCAAGCCACCGGCACCCCCGGCACCCCAGGCACCGCCAGCGGTGCCGCCGAGCCTTCCCTTCACCAGGAGATCCGCGCGCTGTACCGCGACCACCACGGCTGGCTCAAGCACTGGCTGCGACAGCGCCTGGGCAGCGCCGGCGATGCCGCCGACCTCGCGCACGACACCTTCCTGCGCCTGCTCGCGCGCGACGCGGCCATCGTGGCGCGCGAGCCGCGCGCGCTGCTGGCCACGGTGGCACGCGGCCTGGTGGCCAATTTCTACCGGCGCCGCCAGATCGAGATGGCCTACCTCGAAGCCCTGGCAGCGCAGCCCGAAGCCACCGCGCCCGATCCCGAGGCGCGCGCGCTGGCGCTGGAAGCGCTGGTCGAGATCGACCGCCGCCTCGACGGCCTGGCGCCCGCGGTGCGGCGCGCCTTCCTGCTGTCCCAGCTCGACGGCCTGGGGCAGGCGGAGATCGCCGCGCAACTGGGGGTCTCGCTGGCCACCGTGCAGCGCTACCTGGTCAAGGCGCTGCACCAGTGCTGCTTCGCGCCCTGA
- a CDS encoding FecR domain-containing protein: MSADTAPKSAASWPAAPEPPIDEAVTLRATEWMVQLMAAAGDARSEAECEAQCRCWRAAHADHERAWQHLCAVGAALRGLPAPVAHAVLARPARRTGAPGGPGATGGRRGALALLLAGGAVAIGWQFERAGGWPGLRADYRAGVGQRRRIALVDGTVVDLNTDSAIALRYGPAERVVVLLAGEIAIATAPDPDRAGAARPFLVETGHGRLRALGTRFTVRLLPGHSEVGVQQGAVEIQPAGGGPTRTLQAGERTTFTRAGAAPPTPASPTDTAWTTGMLAVHDMRLERFLAELSRYRHGRLGCRADVADLRLSGIFPLADTEAVLETLPHLLPVTVHRFTRYWVDVRRRPD, from the coding sequence ATGTCCGCCGACACCGCCCCGAAATCCGCCGCATCCTGGCCCGCCGCCCCCGAGCCCCCGATCGATGAGGCCGTCACCCTGCGCGCCACCGAATGGATGGTGCAGCTCATGGCGGCCGCCGGCGACGCGCGAAGCGAGGCGGAATGCGAGGCGCAATGCCGGTGCTGGCGTGCCGCCCATGCCGACCACGAACGCGCCTGGCAGCACCTGTGCGCGGTCGGCGCGGCGCTGCGCGGCCTGCCGGCGCCGGTGGCCCATGCGGTGCTGGCGCGCCCGGCACGGCGCACCGGCGCTCCGGGCGGTCCGGGTGCTACGGGCGGCCGGCGCGGTGCACTGGCCTTGCTGCTGGCCGGCGGCGCCGTCGCCATCGGCTGGCAGTTCGAGCGCGCCGGCGGCTGGCCGGGCTTGCGCGCCGACTACCGCGCGGGCGTCGGCCAGCGCCGCCGCATCGCACTGGTGGACGGCACCGTGGTCGACCTGAATACCGACAGCGCGATCGCGCTGCGCTACGGCCCGGCCGAGCGCGTGGTGGTACTGCTGGCCGGCGAGATCGCCATCGCCACCGCGCCCGACCCGGACCGTGCCGGCGCCGCCCGCCCCTTCCTGGTGGAGACCGGGCACGGCCGCCTGCGCGCGCTCGGCACGCGCTTCACCGTGCGCCTGCTGCCAGGACACAGCGAGGTCGGCGTGCAGCAGGGCGCGGTCGAGATCCAGCCCGCCGGCGGCGGCCCCACGCGGACCCTGCAGGCCGGCGAGCGCACCACCTTCACGCGCGCCGGAGCCGCCCCGCCGACCCCTGCCAGCCCAACCGACACGGCCTGGACGACTGGCATGCTGGCGGTGCACGACATGCGCCTGGAGCGCTTCCTGGCCGAGCTGTCGCGCTACCGCCACGGCCGCCTGGGCTGCCGCGCGGACGTCGCCGACCTGCGCCTATCGGGCATCTTCCCGCTGGCCGATACCGAGGCCGTGCTCGAGACCCTGCCGCACCTGCTGCCGGTGACGGTGCATCGCTTCACGCGCTACTGGGTCGACGTGCGCCGGCGCCCGGACTGA
- a CDS encoding TonB-dependent receptor, with product MYKTSSRPPRSGLHAAALRALALAGAGAAAMALPPPAAAQTTAATATAAATDATATRRGYAIPAGPLQDALTRFGIEAGVLVSYEAAEVGGRRSAGLQGSYGAADGLATLLRGTGLAAQAVPNGFLVRSVPPAAADGATLPTVTVSATRHDAEALPLPYAGGQVARGARLGMLGNTDLMDAPFSGAAYTAATIEDQQARTVADVLANDPTVRFTTTAGHIYENYTVRGFDITSSELALNGMYGLAPSGHAPTEFIERVELLRGPTALLTGMAPGGAVGGVINLVPKRAGADPLTRLSTTYRSSANFGGSLDVSRRFGPDKAFGMRFNGAADDGRTGIDGQSKQRLLGALALDYAGERLRLSLDAYANRERVSNGSAWMASFTGPVIPAAPKAGTNILRGTHGEIDNMAVVGRGEFDLSDDWTVYGGVGTLSHRYAGFLNGTRANGVKPSGDYTGYTYNQRGFTDTLSAEAGVRGTARTGPVEHRLVLGFSFLNQRTGTLNKSSGAYLSNIYQPIAPPLAADPGSAPKTSDSTLTSFALADTLAFARDTVQLTLGLRQQRVQADTFAAATGARTASYDESAVTPALGLVLKPWGPGLSLFANYIEGLSQGDTVTDTAARNFGQMFAPYKTRQMEAGVKWDSGRLTQTLSVYQITRPSLVQDLATRTYHPDGERRHRGIEWNVFGEAARGVRVLGGVAYTRAVLTRTANGAYDGNTAFGTPQWAANLGTEWDLPWLPGLTLSGRATYTGTQYVNTANTQKIPAWWRFDAGARYITRIAGKRVGFYANVDNLFNESYWAGSFNDGYVTMNAPRTVRLTTTVDF from the coding sequence ATGTACAAGACCTCCTCCCGTCCGCCCCGTTCTGGCCTGCATGCCGCCGCCCTGCGCGCGCTGGCCCTGGCCGGCGCCGGCGCGGCCGCCATGGCGCTGCCGCCGCCGGCTGCGGCCCAAACCACCGCCGCCACCGCCACCGCCGCCGCCACAGACGCCACCGCCACCCGCCGCGGCTATGCCATCCCGGCCGGCCCGCTGCAGGACGCGCTGACCCGCTTCGGCATCGAGGCCGGCGTGCTCGTCTCCTACGAGGCGGCCGAGGTCGGCGGCCGCCGCAGCGCCGGGCTGCAAGGCAGCTACGGCGCCGCCGACGGCCTGGCCACGCTGCTGCGCGGCACCGGGCTCGCGGCCCAGGCCGTCCCCAACGGCTTCCTCGTCCGCTCCGTTCCGCCCGCCGCCGCCGACGGCGCGACGCTGCCGACGGTCACGGTCAGCGCCACCCGCCACGATGCCGAAGCCCTGCCCCTGCCCTACGCCGGCGGCCAGGTCGCGCGCGGCGCGCGCCTCGGCATGCTGGGCAACACCGACCTGATGGACGCGCCCTTCAGCGGTGCCGCCTACACGGCGGCCACCATCGAGGACCAGCAGGCCAGGACCGTGGCCGACGTGCTGGCCAACGATCCGACCGTGCGCTTCACCACCACGGCCGGGCATATCTACGAGAACTACACGGTGCGCGGTTTCGACATCACCTCCAGCGAGCTGGCGCTCAACGGCATGTACGGCCTGGCGCCCTCCGGCCACGCACCGACCGAGTTCATCGAGCGTGTCGAACTGCTGCGCGGCCCCACCGCCCTGCTGACCGGCATGGCGCCCGGTGGCGCCGTCGGCGGCGTCATCAACCTGGTGCCCAAGCGCGCCGGGGCCGACCCGCTGACGCGCCTGTCCACGACCTACCGGTCCTCGGCCAACTTCGGCGGCAGCCTCGACGTGAGCCGGCGCTTCGGCCCCGACAAGGCCTTCGGCATGCGCTTCAACGGTGCCGCCGACGATGGCCGCACCGGCATCGACGGCCAGTCCAAGCAGCGGCTGCTCGGCGCCCTCGCGCTCGACTACGCCGGCGAGCGCCTGCGCCTGTCGCTGGACGCTTATGCCAACCGCGAGCGGGTCAGCAACGGCAGCGCGTGGATGGCCTCCTTCACCGGCCCGGTGATCCCCGCCGCGCCCAAGGCCGGCACCAACATCCTGCGCGGCACGCACGGCGAGATCGACAACATGGCCGTGGTCGGCCGCGGCGAGTTCGACCTCAGCGACGACTGGACCGTCTACGGCGGCGTCGGCACGCTCAGCCACCGCTACGCGGGCTTCCTCAACGGCACGCGCGCCAACGGCGTCAAGCCCTCGGGCGACTACACCGGCTACACCTACAACCAGCGCGGCTTCACCGACACGCTTTCGGCCGAGGCCGGCGTGCGCGGCACCGCGCGCACCGGCCCGGTCGAGCACCGCCTGGTGCTCGGCTTCAGTTTCCTGAACCAGCGCACCGGCACCCTCAACAAGAGCTCGGGCGCCTATCTCTCCAACATCTACCAGCCGATCGCTCCGCCGCTGGCGGCCGACCCCGGCAGCGCGCCGAAGACCTCGGACAGCACGCTGACCAGCTTCGCGCTGGCCGACACGCTGGCCTTCGCCCGGGACACGGTGCAGCTCACGCTCGGCCTGCGCCAGCAGCGCGTGCAGGCCGACACCTTCGCCGCCGCCACCGGCGCGCGTACCGCCAGCTACGACGAAAGCGCGGTGACGCCCGCGCTCGGGCTGGTGCTCAAGCCATGGGGGCCGGGCCTGTCGCTGTTCGCCAACTACATCGAAGGGCTGAGCCAGGGCGACACCGTCACCGACACCGCCGCGCGCAACTTCGGCCAGATGTTCGCGCCCTACAAGACCCGGCAGATGGAGGCCGGCGTCAAGTGGGACAGCGGCCGGCTGACGCAGACCCTGAGCGTGTACCAGATCACGCGGCCCAGCCTGGTCCAGGACCTGGCGACCCGCACCTACCACCCGGACGGCGAGCGCCGCCACCGCGGCATCGAATGGAATGTGTTCGGCGAAGCGGCGCGCGGCGTGCGCGTGCTCGGCGGCGTGGCCTACACGCGCGCCGTGCTGACCCGCACCGCCAACGGTGCCTACGACGGCAATACCGCCTTTGGCACGCCGCAATGGGCCGCCAACCTCGGCACCGAATGGGACCTGCCCTGGCTGCCCGGGCTGACGCTCTCGGGCCGCGCCACCTACACCGGCACGCAGTACGTCAATACCGCCAACACGCAGAAGATCCCCGCCTGGTGGCGCTTCGACGCCGGCGCGCGCTACATCACGCGCATCGCCGGCAAGCGCGTCGGCTTCTACGCCAACGTCGACAACCTGTTCAACGAGAGCTACTGGGCCGGTTCCTTCAACGATGGCTACGTGACCATGAACGCACCGCGCACGGTCCGGCTGACGACCACGGTGGACTTCTGA